From Halichoerus grypus chromosome 6, mHalGry1.hap1.1, whole genome shotgun sequence, one genomic window encodes:
- the SLC35E3 gene encoding solute carrier family 35 member E3 isoform X11, translating into MASLADRMRGNGRIAAGLLLNLLVSICIVFLNKWIYVHHGFPNMSLTLVHFVVTWLGLYICQKLDVFAPKSLPPSKLLLLALSFCGFVVFTNLSLQNNTIGTYQLAKAMTTPVIIVIQTLCYKKTFSTKIQLTLIPITLGVILNSYYDVKFNFLGMVFAALGVLVTSLYQVRGMRASSALCFKKIVLRCTSWVGAKQHELQVNSMQLLYYQAPMSSAMLLVAVPFFEPVFGEGGIFGPWSVSALSIEHQTPGARWTGEKKSFGGHGDT; encoded by the exons ATGGCATCGCTTGCGGACCGAATGCGAGGCAACGGGCGCATCGCCGCTGGGCTTCTGCTCAACCTACTGGTGTCCATCTGCATCGTGTTCCTCAACAAATGGATCTATGTGCACCACGGCTTCCCTAACATGAGCCTGACCCTGGTGCACTTCGTGGTCACCTGGCTGGGCTTGTACATCTGCCAGAAGCTGGACGTCTTTGCCCCCAAAAGTCTACCGCCTTCCAAACTCCTCCTCCTGGCCCTCAGCTTCTGCGGCTTCGTGGTCTTCACCAATCTCTCTCTGCAGAACAACACCATAGGCACCTATCAGCTGGCCAAGGCCATGACCACGCCGGTCATCATAGTCATCCAGACCCTCTGCTACAAGAAAACCTTCTCTACCAAAATACAGCTCACGCTG ATTCCTATAACTTTAGGTGTAATCCTAAATTCTTATTACGATGTGAAGTTTAATTTCCTTGGAATGGTGTTTGCCGCTCTTGGTGTTTTAGTTACATCCCTTTATCAAGtg AGAGGAATGAGAGCAAGCTCAGCCTTGTGCTTTAAGAAGATTGTACTTAGATGTACTTCA TGGGTAGGAGCCAAACAGCATGAATTGCAAGTGAACTCGATGCAGCTGTTGTACTACCAGGCCCCAATGTCCTCCGCCATGTTGCTGGTCGCCGTGCCCTTCTTTGAGCCAGTGTTTGGAGAAGGAGGAATATTTGGCCCCTGGTCAGTGTCCGCATTG